A single Bacillus sp. HMF5848 DNA region contains:
- a CDS encoding Na+/H+ antiporter subunit E produces the protein MTLQLFLNIVIAFVWMFLQNSWSIATFVIGYLLGMLLLFAFRRFFAQRFYMHNVISIVKLLFIFLRELIKSNITVIRHILKPKLDIRPGIFALPTELKQDWEITTLANLITLTPGTVVVDVSDDNKILYVHAMDIEDKEKAIYEIKTTFEKAIMEVSK, from the coding sequence ATGACGTTACAATTATTTTTAAATATAGTTATTGCTTTTGTTTGGATGTTTTTACAAAATAGTTGGTCTATTGCTACGTTTGTTATCGGATACTTGCTAGGAATGTTACTGTTGTTCGCATTCCGACGTTTTTTTGCACAACGCTTTTACATGCATAACGTCATTAGTATCGTGAAGCTGCTATTTATATTTTTACGTGAACTTATAAAGTCAAACATAACAGTTATTCGTCATATTTTAAAACCAAAGCTAGATATCCGACCAGGGATATTTGCTTTACCGACGGAGCTTAAACAGGATTGGGAAATCACAACGCTTGCCAATTTAATTACATTAACACCTGGAACGGTCGTCGTCGATGTTTCGGATGATAATAAGATTTTGTATGTCCATGCGATGGATATTGAAGATAAAGAAAAAGCAATATATGAAATAAAAACTACATTTGAGAAGGCAATTATGGAGGTGAGCAAA
- a CDS encoding Na+/H+ antiporter subunit D: protein MNNMIMVPLLIPLLTGIILILFKEEIKTQRVISVISMILLLIVNAMLLQQVHLEGIQTLELGNWRAPYGIVFVADTLAVLLVLTASIVGFACLLFSFFTIGEAREKSYFYAFFQFLLTGIFGAFLTGDIFNLFVFFEVMLISSYVLLVLGGTKGQFRESLKYVLINVISSALFVIAVGYLYAVTGTLNMAHLSERIAEVGQQNIITVIAILFFIVFGLKGAVFPLFFWLPGSYAAPPTAVSALFAALLTKVGVYSIYRTFTVIFYHEPSITHTLIAILAALTIIVGVIGAVAHYDIRKILIYNILTAVGVILFGIAMLSPDSLNGALFYLVHDMIIKGAIFLLGGAIIIVTGTSDIRKLGGLIHQYPLLGWLFFVTAISLAGIPPLSGFVGKMLIVRSGLQTEFFWIAVLVVLSSLLVFYSALRIFMRTFWGEANPDYKVKVVKKYHHLVLPGALLLMVSIAMGLGAEWLYPYIEQSNIGLLDPNVYIDAILKE from the coding sequence ATGAATAACATGATTATGGTTCCACTACTAATTCCGTTATTAACGGGTATTATATTAATTCTATTCAAAGAAGAAATAAAAACACAGCGTGTTATAAGTGTTATTTCAATGATTTTGCTACTAATTGTAAATGCAATGCTATTACAGCAAGTTCATCTGGAAGGTATACAAACATTAGAGCTGGGGAACTGGCGTGCACCATATGGCATTGTGTTTGTAGCGGATACGCTAGCCGTTTTACTCGTGCTAACGGCGAGCATAGTTGGCTTTGCGTGTCTATTATTCAGCTTTTTCACTATCGGTGAAGCGAGAGAAAAATCTTATTTCTACGCGTTTTTTCAGTTTTTACTAACTGGTATTTTTGGAGCATTTTTAACAGGAGATATTTTTAACCTGTTTGTATTTTTTGAAGTTATGTTAATTTCCTCTTACGTGTTACTAGTTCTAGGAGGAACTAAGGGACAATTCAGAGAGTCTCTTAAATACGTATTGATCAATGTTATTTCGTCAGCTTTGTTTGTTATCGCTGTCGGTTACTTATACGCTGTAACAGGTACGTTAAATATGGCCCATTTATCAGAGCGTATTGCTGAAGTGGGACAACAAAATATTATTACGGTGATTGCGATTTTGTTCTTCATCGTATTTGGACTAAAGGGTGCCGTATTTCCGTTGTTTTTCTGGCTACCAGGCTCCTACGCAGCACCGCCTACAGCAGTGTCAGCTTTGTTCGCAGCGCTATTAACTAAAGTCGGTGTGTATTCCATTTATCGTACGTTTACTGTTATTTTTTATCACGAACCGTCCATTACGCACACGCTAATTGCTATATTAGCAGCGTTGACGATCATTGTTGGTGTCATCGGTGCTGTTGCGCATTATGATATTCGAAAAATATTGATATATAACATATTAACAGCAGTGGGTGTCATTTTATTTGGTATCGCGATGCTATCTCCAGATTCGCTAAACGGAGCGCTGTTCTACTTAGTGCATGATATGATTATTAAAGGAGCAATATTTTTGCTAGGGGGAGCCATCATTATAGTGACTGGCACTAGTGATATACGTAAGCTAGGCGGCTTGATTCATCAGTATCCGCTACTTGGTTGGTTGTTCTTTGTGACTGCTATTTCGCTAGCAGGTATTCCGCCGTTAAGTGGTTTTGTCGGTAAGATGCTAATAGTTCGAAGTGGTCTACAAACAGAGTTTTTCTGGATAGCTGTTCTAGTTGTTCTCTCAAGCTTGTTAGTCTTTTACTCCGCGCTTAGAATCTTTATGAGAACTTTCTGGGGTGAGGCGAATCCAGATTATAAAGTAAAAGTAGTGAAAAAGTATCATCATTTAGTACTACCGGGAGCATTGCTACTGATGGTATCAATTGCGATGGGACTTGGAGCAGAGTGGTTGTACCCTTATATTGAACAATCTAATATCGGACTGCTTGACCCGAATGTTTATATTGATGCCATTTTAAAGGAGTAG
- a CDS encoding Na(+)/H(+) antiporter subunit C, producing MGILMSVVAGLLIAAAVYLMLSKQILRIIIGTAFLSHGAHLLLLTMGGLKTGAPPLLGEKAPMYTDPLPQALILTAIVISFGVTSFFLVLAYRAHQELGTVNTEEMRGNQQDE from the coding sequence ATGGGGATATTAATGTCGGTTGTAGCTGGCCTGTTAATAGCAGCTGCTGTGTATTTAATGCTTTCTAAGCAAATATTGCGCATTATAATAGGAACAGCTTTTTTAAGTCATGGAGCGCACCTCTTATTATTAACAATGGGAGGACTAAAAACGGGGGCACCACCTTTACTAGGAGAAAAAGCACCAATGTATACAGACCCATTGCCACAGGCTCTGATTTTAACAGCGATTGTTATTAGCTTCGGTGTTACTTCGTTTTTCCTTGTTTTAGCATATCGTGCTCACCAAGAGCTAGGTACGGTAAATACAGAGGAAATGAGAGGAAATCAACAAGATGAATAA
- a CDS encoding Na(+)/H(+) antiporter subunit B, which translates to MKANNIILQTITKVVVFIIITFSIYLFFAGHYYPGGGFIGGLMTASALVLLLLAYDMETVKRVIPADFKIVTAVGLLIAVITGVGPMLSGLPFLTHAHDYVELPLLGKSGLTTAMLFDLGVYLVVIGITMTIIQTIGESD; encoded by the coding sequence TTGAAGGCAAATAATATTATTTTACAAACAATTACGAAGGTAGTTGTGTTTATCATTATTACCTTCTCTATCTATTTGTTTTTTGCAGGACATTACTATCCTGGAGGAGGCTTTATCGGTGGATTGATGACCGCTTCTGCCCTCGTTCTTCTGCTGTTGGCGTATGATATGGAGACGGTTAAGCGTGTCATCCCGGCAGATTTTAAAATTGTGACCGCCGTTGGGCTACTCATAGCTGTTATCACAGGTGTTGGCCCTATGCTATCTGGTTTACCTTTTTTAACGCATGCACATGATTATGTGGAGTTGCCGTTATTAGGGAAATCAGGGTTAACGACTGCGATGCTATTCGATCTTGGTGTGTATTTAGTTGTTATCGGTATTACGATGACGATTATTCAAACGATTGGAGAGAGTGATTAA
- a CDS encoding Na+/H+ antiporter subunit A: MSFVHLAILLPFMMAILVPFLYRYLKRIHTGWLILPVPVLIFVYFLQFLGLKKPLQETIPWVPSLGINFSVVIDGLSMLFALLISGIGALVVLYSIYYLSKKHEDLRSFYIYLLLFMGAMLGVVLSDNLLVLYTFWELTSISSFLLIAYWHKRESSLYGAQKSMIITVFGGLSMLAGFLLLYNMTGTFSVREIIAQADIVTQHELFTAAVIFILLGAFTKSAQFPFYIWLPDAMAAPTPVSAYLHSATMVKAGIYLVARLTPVFAGTAEWFWLVSGFGLITLFWGSFQAVKQTDLKGILAFSTVSQLGLIMSLFGVGSASVLFDSIQDNLYVIATTAAIFHLINHATFKGSLFMVVGIVDHETGTRDIRKLGGLMALMPITFTVALIGAGSMAGLPPFNGFLSKEMFFTGMIRAAELNFFSMETWGLLFPFLAWLASIFTFIYSTILVLRTFTGKLKLSELPKKPHEAPIGMLLSPIILAVLVVLFGFVPNLLSYSIIKPALEAVLPSLLATGDTFKVKIYFWHGFTIELFMTIAVISLGILGYVTVKKWSKIYNVLPKNFTLNHVYNAGIVNIEKGAAMVMNRLMTGSLRQYLTYIFLFFITALGLALILLRPMAIDFINAGNIELFELVLAFVLIGAAITTIVTKSRLTAIISLGTVGYLVSLFFVLFRAPDLALTQLIVETISVALFLLCFRYLPNLQREAFKLNRLLISVGVGVVVTVMAISADATRLLEPISQYYVANTYEEAAGKNMVNVILVDFRGVDTLFEITVLGIAALGIFAMITLRVVRRDKVEGK, translated from the coding sequence ATGTCATTCGTACATTTAGCAATTCTTTTGCCATTTATGATGGCGATTCTCGTACCTTTTTTATATAGGTATTTGAAACGTATACATACTGGCTGGCTTATTTTGCCGGTACCTGTGCTTATCTTTGTATACTTTTTACAATTTCTAGGGCTAAAGAAGCCTCTGCAAGAAACAATTCCTTGGGTACCATCTTTAGGTATTAATTTTTCTGTAGTTATTGATGGACTTAGTATGCTATTTGCATTGCTAATTTCGGGTATTGGTGCTCTTGTTGTTTTGTATTCTATCTATTACTTATCTAAAAAGCATGAAGACTTGCGTAGCTTTTATATTTATTTACTTTTATTTATGGGTGCGATGCTTGGCGTCGTTTTATCAGACAACTTATTAGTTCTTTACACGTTTTGGGAGCTAACGAGTATTTCCTCATTTTTATTGATCGCATATTGGCATAAACGTGAAAGTTCTTTATACGGAGCACAAAAATCGATGATCATTACTGTGTTTGGTGGATTGTCGATGCTAGCTGGTTTTCTGCTCCTTTACAATATGACGGGTACTTTTAGTGTTCGTGAGATTATTGCACAAGCGGATATTGTGACGCAACACGAATTGTTTACAGCTGCAGTCATTTTTATTTTGTTAGGTGCTTTTACAAAATCCGCTCAATTTCCTTTTTACATTTGGCTACCTGATGCGATGGCGGCGCCAACACCGGTTAGTGCTTATCTTCACTCCGCTACAATGGTTAAGGCTGGTATTTATTTAGTAGCAAGATTAACGCCTGTGTTTGCGGGTACTGCTGAATGGTTTTGGCTTGTATCAGGCTTTGGATTGATCACACTGTTTTGGGGTTCATTCCAGGCGGTTAAGCAAACGGATCTTAAAGGAATTTTAGCTTTTTCAACAGTCAGTCAGCTAGGTTTGATTATGTCATTGTTTGGGGTTGGGTCGGCTTCGGTTCTGTTTGATTCCATTCAAGACAACTTATATGTCATTGCAACGACAGCTGCTATTTTTCATTTAATTAACCATGCGACGTTTAAAGGTAGCTTATTTATGGTAGTTGGTATTGTCGACCATGAAACGGGTACACGAGATATTAGAAAGCTCGGTGGACTGATGGCGTTAATGCCAATTACGTTTACAGTTGCTCTAATCGGTGCTGGTTCAATGGCTGGTCTTCCGCCGTTTAATGGCTTTTTAAGTAAGGAAATGTTTTTTACCGGCATGATACGTGCAGCAGAATTGAACTTTTTCAGCATGGAAACATGGGGGTTATTATTCCCGTTCCTAGCATGGCTAGCTAGTATCTTTACGTTTATATACAGTACGATTCTTGTACTGAGAACATTTACAGGGAAGCTAAAGCTTTCAGAGTTACCGAAAAAACCACATGAAGCACCGATTGGGATGCTGCTATCACCAATCATTTTAGCTGTATTAGTTGTTTTATTTGGCTTTGTACCAAATTTACTTTCATACAGTATTATTAAACCAGCATTAGAAGCAGTCTTACCTAGCTTACTGGCAACGGGAGACACCTTTAAAGTGAAAATTTACTTCTGGCATGGCTTTACGATCGAGTTATTTATGACGATCGCTGTCATCTCACTTGGTATTTTAGGATACGTTACTGTGAAGAAATGGTCTAAAATCTACAATGTGTTACCAAAGAATTTTACGTTAAATCATGTATACAACGCTGGTATTGTGAACATTGAAAAGGGTGCCGCTATGGTTATGAATAGACTCATGACAGGCTCTTTGCGTCAATATTTGACGTACATTTTCTTGTTTTTCATAACAGCTCTTGGCTTAGCCCTTATCTTATTAAGACCGATGGCTATTGACTTTATTAATGCAGGTAATATTGAACTGTTTGAGCTTGTACTTGCTTTCGTTTTAATTGGGGCAGCCATTACAACTATTGTTACGAAATCGCGCTTAACTGCAATTATAAGTTTAGGTACGGTTGGGTATTTAGTGTCGTTGTTTTTCGTATTGTTTAGAGCGCCTGACTTAGCGTTGACACAATTAATTGTTGAAACAATTTCAGTAGCTTTATTTTTACTATGCTTTCGATATTTACCTAATCTTCAGCGTGAAGCCTTTAAACTGAACAGACTTCTTATCTCTGTCGGGGTAGGTGTGGTAGTCACAGTGATGGCAATTTCAGCGGATGCAACAAGGTTATTAGAACCAATCTCTCAATACTATGTAGCCAATACGTACGAAGAAGCTGCGGGTAAAAATATGGTCAATGTTATATTAGTTGATTTCCGTGGTGTGGATACGTTATTTGAAATTACAGTGCTTGGTATTGCTGCGTTAGGAATTTTTGCGATGATTACGTTGCGGGTAGTAAGGAGAGATAAAGTTGAAGGCAAATAA
- a CDS encoding GNAT family N-acetyltransferase, which yields METNRLLLKNYSKDDLANFHRLKSEPIVWRYSDKKAATDMTETKLALEAVLQNYENSKCDFQALFLKQSMTYIGEAGVLAMSVKNKRAVVGYNILPAFWGQGYATEITKALVRQLFEVEGMERIEALVLEGNMASRKVLEKAGLQQEGLLRHFTCIAGEYKNVCYYGMIRSDYTDTLILQQEEAL from the coding sequence ATGGAAACAAATCGTCTGCTTTTAAAAAATTATAGTAAGGATGATTTAGCAAATTTTCACCGACTAAAGTCAGAGCCGATTGTTTGGAGGTATTCCGATAAAAAGGCGGCTACTGATATGACGGAGACAAAATTGGCACTTGAAGCGGTACTGCAAAACTATGAAAACAGCAAGTGTGATTTTCAAGCACTGTTTCTTAAGCAATCTATGACTTATATAGGGGAAGCCGGAGTTCTTGCTATGAGTGTGAAAAATAAACGAGCAGTTGTTGGCTACAACATATTGCCTGCGTTTTGGGGACAAGGCTATGCGACAGAAATTACGAAAGCACTCGTGCGCCAGTTGTTTGAGGTAGAAGGGATGGAGCGGATAGAGGCGCTTGTATTAGAAGGGAATATGGCGTCAAGAAAAGTGTTAGAGAAAGCAGGACTTCAGCAGGAAGGACTGCTGCGCCATTTTACATGCATTGCTGGTGAGTATAAGAATGTTTGTTATTACGGTATGATTCGCTCGGATTATACTGACACGTTGATACTTCAGCAAGAAGAAGCGCTTTAA